One genomic window of Kosmotoga olearia TBF 19.5.1 includes the following:
- the eno gene encoding phosphopyruvate hydratase, with translation MYAQIVDVIAREVLDSRGTPTVEVEVWLDDGAYGRAIVPSGASTGKFEALELRDGDKKRFLGKGVLKAVDNVNEVIAPEIIGMNAFAQTEIDRILLELDGTESKEKLGANAILGVSMAVARAAAESLGLPLYQYLGGVNAKQLPVPFMNIINGGKHADNNLDIQEFMIVPAGFKTFKDALRAGVETFQHLKKLLKADGHVTAVGDEGGFAPNFSNNEEAIQYIIKAIENAGYKAGEEIFVALDCAASSFYDEEKNIYYIDGKEMTSEDLINYYEDLVSRYPIISIEDPFFEEDWEAFTKFNERVGKKVQIVGDDLYVTNLKRLKKGVENNSSNSILIKLNQIGSVTETLDTIEYAQKHGMTCVISHRSGETEDTFIAHLAVAANTGMIKTGSASRSERIAKYNELLRIEEELGEDAKFLGLDSFYNIK, from the coding sequence ATGTACGCCCAGATAGTTGATGTAATCGCAAGAGAGGTTCTCGATTCACGCGGAACACCAACAGTAGAAGTTGAAGTCTGGCTGGACGATGGAGCCTATGGAAGGGCAATCGTTCCATCAGGAGCCTCTACTGGAAAGTTTGAGGCTCTCGAATTGAGAGATGGAGATAAAAAGAGATTTCTCGGTAAAGGTGTTTTGAAAGCTGTAGACAACGTGAACGAGGTTATCGCACCTGAAATCATTGGAATGAACGCTTTCGCCCAAACAGAGATCGACAGGATTCTCCTGGAACTCGATGGTACGGAATCAAAGGAAAAACTCGGTGCCAACGCGATCCTTGGCGTATCCATGGCGGTAGCTAGAGCAGCAGCAGAAAGCCTCGGCCTTCCATTGTATCAATACCTTGGCGGAGTCAACGCCAAACAGCTTCCGGTCCCTTTCATGAACATCATTAATGGTGGTAAACACGCAGACAATAATCTCGATATCCAGGAATTCATGATTGTCCCGGCAGGCTTCAAAACCTTCAAAGACGCTCTGAGAGCAGGTGTGGAGACATTCCAACACCTGAAAAAATTGCTGAAAGCTGACGGACACGTCACTGCCGTTGGTGACGAAGGTGGTTTCGCTCCGAATTTCTCCAACAATGAAGAAGCCATTCAGTACATTATAAAAGCTATTGAGAACGCTGGCTACAAAGCGGGAGAAGAGATTTTTGTTGCTCTTGATTGTGCAGCAAGTTCATTCTACGATGAAGAGAAAAACATATACTACATCGATGGCAAGGAAATGACTTCGGAAGATCTTATAAACTACTATGAAGACCTCGTTTCCAGATATCCGATAATCAGCATTGAAGACCCATTCTTCGAGGAAGACTGGGAAGCCTTCACAAAGTTCAACGAAAGAGTCGGCAAAAAAGTCCAGATCGTTGGAGACGACCTGTACGTTACCAACTTGAAAAGACTTAAGAAGGGTGTGGAAAATAACTCTTCCAACTCTATCCTGATAAAGCTCAACCAGATCGGTTCAGTTACCGAGACTCTGGATACCATAGAGTACGCTCAGAAACACGGAATGACTTGTGTTATTTCCCACAGATCCGGTGAAACAGAAGACACGTTCATCGCTCATCTTGCAGTAGCGGCAAATACCGGCATGATAAAGACAGGTTCAGCCTCAAGAAGCGAAAGAATTGCCAAGTACAACGAGCTTCTTAGAATCGAGGAAGAGCTGGGAGAAGACGCCAAGTTCCTGGGTCTGGATTCTTTCTACAACATAAAGTAA
- the pyrH gene encoding UMP kinase has product MYRRVLLKLSGEALSGEGNKGFSEERLQYLVNELRGVKERGIEIAIVIGAGNLFRGKELTHISPTVSDEIGMLGTLINTLYLKDYLSSKGLKAVAISSIVSFPSFEPYKYSRAEQLLREGNIVILGGGTTIPYFTTDTAAAIRAIELHTDIIIKATKVDGVYELDPKKHPDTKKIDRITFTEAIERDLKIMDIEAFSICKKHKIPIIVIDFFTSGNLLRAIIGEKVGTLVIPD; this is encoded by the coding sequence ATGTACAGGAGAGTATTGTTAAAACTCAGTGGTGAAGCCCTTAGTGGCGAGGGCAATAAAGGATTCAGCGAAGAAAGGTTACAATATCTCGTTAACGAACTTCGCGGCGTAAAGGAACGTGGAATCGAGATTGCAATCGTCATAGGTGCAGGCAACCTCTTCCGAGGCAAAGAGCTAACACATATTTCTCCCACCGTATCCGACGAGATCGGGATGTTGGGAACCCTGATTAACACACTCTATCTGAAGGATTATCTCTCTTCAAAGGGATTGAAAGCGGTGGCAATTTCATCGATTGTCTCGTTCCCATCTTTCGAGCCTTACAAATACAGCAGAGCAGAACAACTTCTGAGGGAAGGAAACATCGTTATTCTCGGTGGAGGAACGACAATTCCCTACTTCACCACCGATACCGCAGCCGCTATCAGAGCAATTGAACTTCATACTGACATCATAATAAAAGCCACCAAGGTTGACGGTGTATACGAACTCGATCCAAAGAAACATCCTGACACGAAAAAAATCGACAGAATCACTTTCACCGAAGCAATTGAACGGGATTTAAAGATAATGGATATAGAAGCTTTTTCCATTTGCAAAAAACATAAAATACCTATCATCGTTATCGATTTCTTTACCAGCGGAAATCTGCTGCGTGCTATAATTGGCGAGAAAGTTGGTACTCTGGTAATTCCCGACTGA
- the coaD gene encoding pantetheine-phosphate adenylyltransferase — translation MKAIYPGSFDPITYGHMDILKRASKIFDEVVVLVMKNINKRYFFTFSERLSMVEKAVEGIQNARADSYEGLLVDYARKAGIKIVVRGLRAISDFEMEIQVAHINKAMYADLETVFLMTDPKYSFLSSSIVREAASFGGDVSLWVPPYVEEALKRKFSGST, via the coding sequence GTGAAAGCAATTTATCCCGGATCCTTTGATCCAATAACCTACGGTCATATGGATATCTTAAAACGCGCTTCAAAGATCTTCGATGAGGTTGTTGTTCTGGTAATGAAGAACATCAACAAAAGATACTTTTTTACTTTTTCCGAAAGGTTGTCGATGGTTGAAAAAGCGGTTGAAGGAATTCAAAACGCTCGAGCAGATTCTTACGAAGGGTTATTGGTAGATTACGCTAGAAAGGCCGGTATCAAGATAGTAGTTAGAGGTCTTCGCGCTATCTCCGATTTTGAAATGGAGATTCAGGTGGCACACATCAATAAGGCCATGTACGCCGACCTGGAAACGGTTTTTCTCATGACGGATCCTAAATACTCTTTCTTATCTTCTTCTATTGTTAGAGAGGCTGCAAGTTTCGGTGGAGATGTTTCTTTATGGGTTCCTCCATACGTTGAGGAAGCCCTGAAAAGAAAATTTTCAGGTTCAACTTAA
- the tsf gene encoding translation elongation factor Ts: MAKITADMVKKLRAMTGAGMLDCKKALMENDGDFEKAKEYLRKKGAMKADKVAGRATGEGIIYSYIHHNSRIGVMLELNCNTDFVARTNEFKELAHKISLQIASMAPRWISREDVPADVIEKEKEIYREQMKNSGKPEHIIDKIIENKLESFYQENCLMEQEYVFEKGKTIKDLIVETIAKTGENIKVSRFVRWEVGESD; the protein is encoded by the coding sequence ATGGCAAAAATTACCGCTGACATGGTAAAAAAGCTGAGAGCCATGACCGGAGCCGGTATGCTTGACTGCAAGAAGGCTCTTATGGAAAATGACGGTGATTTCGAGAAAGCAAAGGAATACCTGAGAAAGAAAGGTGCTATGAAAGCTGACAAAGTAGCAGGAAGAGCTACCGGTGAAGGAATAATCTACTCTTACATCCACCACAACAGTAGAATCGGTGTCATGCTCGAGCTCAACTGTAATACCGACTTCGTTGCGAGAACCAATGAGTTCAAGGAACTCGCCCACAAGATCTCTCTGCAGATCGCATCAATGGCTCCACGCTGGATTTCAAGAGAAGATGTACCAGCCGATGTCATTGAAAAGGAAAAGGAAATCTATCGTGAACAAATGAAGAATTCCGGAAAACCCGAACACATAATCGACAAAATTATTGAAAACAAACTCGAATCCTTCTACCAGGAAAATTGTCTCATGGAGCAGGAATATGTGTTTGAAAAAGGTAAAACAATCAAAGACCTGATTGTTGAAACCATCGCCAAAACTGGTGAAAATATAAAGGTTAGCAGATTTGTTAGATGGGAAGTTGGGGAAAGCGATTAA
- a CDS encoding RrF2 family transcriptional regulator, producing the protein MGFTVKSSYALRALYELALAAESGNPKLSLAKIAERDMIPRDFLEKIFAELRDAGFVKATRGRYGGYVLAKPANEIYLRDVILKLDKPMNSYVCVRENTECDIDPNCTVKYVWFRLYNSMMRELGKMTLADLIEIGEKLKKNKRIELQLEEKPETGESR; encoded by the coding sequence ATGGGATTCACCGTTAAAAGCAGCTACGCTCTCAGAGCGCTTTACGAGCTTGCACTTGCCGCTGAAAGCGGCAATCCAAAACTATCGCTGGCAAAAATAGCGGAACGCGACATGATCCCGAGAGATTTTCTGGAAAAGATTTTCGCAGAGCTCAGGGACGCAGGATTCGTTAAAGCAACAAGGGGACGCTATGGTGGTTATGTACTCGCCAAACCGGCCAACGAAATCTACCTGAGGGATGTAATACTCAAACTCGATAAACCAATGAATTCATACGTCTGCGTAAGAGAAAATACAGAATGTGATATAGATCCGAATTGTACTGTAAAATATGTCTGGTTCCGGCTTTATAATTCCATGATGCGTGAGCTTGGAAAAATGACGCTGGCTGATCTAATAGAAATAGGAGAAAAACTAAAAAAGAACAAACGGATAGAATTGCAACTCGAAGAGAAACCAGAAACGGGGGAGTCAAGGTGA